The nucleotide sequence GTTGTCGACGGTGGCGGGCAGACCCGTGACGGCGGTGGCCAGTTCGGCGAGCGGGACCTCGCGCCACTCCAGGAACGGTGAGTAGCGCACGACGCCCTCGGCGCGGTCCACGTCCCCGGAGACGGCGATCCCCAGGCCCACCACGCGCACGCCGTACCCGTCCGCCTCGGTGAGCAACTCCCGCACCATTTCGGCGGTCGAGGCCAGGACCGCCTTGGGAACGCGGTCGGACAGCGGTGCGTGCCGCGCGAGCAGGGTCCGGCAGCGGAGGTCCGTGAGGACACCGAAGACCTGGTCGCCGGTGAGCTTGAGCCCGAGGAACAGCGCGCGGCCGCCGTCGACCCGGACCAGGTTCGCGGGCCGTCCGAGCGCCGGGCGGGCCTCCGTGTCGGCGTCCTCGACCAGGTATCCCGCCTCGATGAGGGGCCGGACCGCCTTGGTGACGGCCGCCGCCGACAGGCCGGCCCGGCGGGCCAGTTCGAGCCGGGTGAGCGGCCCTTGGGACAGGACGGTGGTGAAGATCTGGGCGGCGGCGGGGGTTCCGGCGGGGAACGTCTCGGCGGTGGACGCGGCGGAGGACGGGGCGGAGGACGAGGCCATGCCCGGAACCTAGGGCTCTTATTTTCCGCTGTCAATGAAAGAAGCAGGAATCGCCTGAAGGTCTGCTGTGAGCCGCGTCAGCCCTGCGAAGTACCTGCGGTACGGCGGCATTTGGGGCCTATCCGTTACCCGCGGCGTCGAGGAGGGCCCGTCGGCCGGACCGCGCGCCGCCGGTCACCCGGCGAGCGTCCGGGATGTCGACGCTCCGAGACCGGCGCGGAAGATCCGCCCCGCACCCGGCGCGCCCGGGCCCGGAACCACCTGCCGGTCGCCCCGGGTCGAGTCTCGCGTTCGACACCCCAGGCCTGGCGCGCCAGGTGGCGCCTCGCACCTTCGGTGCCCCAGGCAGGGTGCACCAGTTGGCGTCTCGCGCGATCGGCACCGGGTGTCGGGTGCGCCGAATCGGGCTTCACGCATGCGCGGTCCTGCGTCGGGTGTCGTCGCCCCTGGTGCCCTCCCCCGGCGCCCGGCCGCCGGGGCCCGCGCTCAGCGGCGCGTGCGCAGGCGGGCCAGCAGGCCCCGGGCCTGGGCGCGGCGGCGCGGATCGGCCGCCGCACGCCGTGCCTGTTCCATCGTGCGCTGCCCCTGCGGGCTCCTGGCGAACTCCTTGATGCGCTGGATGACGCTCATCGCTCTCCTCCCACCACCGGTCGGCGTCCGGC is from Streptomyces asoensis and encodes:
- a CDS encoding ROK family transcriptional regulator, with translation MASSSAPSSAASTAETFPAGTPAAAQIFTTVLSQGPLTRLELARRAGLSAAAVTKAVRPLIEAGYLVEDADTEARPALGRPANLVRVDGGRALFLGLKLTGDQVFGVLTDLRCRTLLARHAPLSDRVPKAVLASTAEMVRELLTEADGYGVRVVGLGIAVSGDVDRAEGVVRYSPFLEWREVPLAELATAVTGLPATVDNDVRALTVAEQWFGAGVGLSDFAVVTVGAGVGCGLVVHGEVVAGAHGVAGEIGHVTVDPNGPPCHCGNRGCVEAIAADPAILARIREAGGAEADSIDEAVALARAGDAHAREAYSRAGEAIGRGIATVANLLGPERVVISGEGLAAYDLFADQIRSAFAAAAFGSAARCELETRPLPFEEWARGAAATAIQSFITEPNRP